The following coding sequences are from one Gossypium hirsutum isolate 1008001.06 chromosome A12, Gossypium_hirsutum_v2.1, whole genome shotgun sequence window:
- the LOC107939440 gene encoding GSH-induced LITAF domain protein, producing MSKTEQPAVGVPYYVGMNPYQAGMIPPNAIYGDPKGIPIQQTMYRDTPAPFNCPFCGNSGLTLVRSKPSLAAVVGCMMPFMLGICFLCPSMDCLWHKYHYCPKCTEQVANFEKSDPCAVVDMPQWVQESFGVPA from the exons ATGTCCAAGACAGAGCAGCCGGCGGTGGGAGTTCCATACTATGTGGGGATGAACCCGTACCAGGCGGGAATGATACCGCCGAACGCCATATACGGTGATCCCAAGGGAATTCCAATTCAGCAAACCATGTATCGGGATACCCCTGCTCCTTTTAACTGCCCATTTTGTGGTAATTCCGGACTCACTCTGGTCAG ATCTAAACCTAGCCTAGCAGCGGTTGTTGGATGCATGATGCCATTTATGCTTGGAATCTGCTTCCTTTGCCCTTCAATGGACTGCCTTTGGCATAAGTATCATTATTGCCCCAAATGCACTGAACAG GTTGCTAATTTCGAGAAATCAGATCCGTGCGCAGTGGTGGACATGCCGCAATGGGTGCAGGAGAGTTTTGGTGTGCCTGCATGA